The stretch of DNA TAGATTTAGTGGGCTTTCTAAACTGCAGCTCGGGGGCTATTTCTCTGGTCCGCTATGACAGCAACAGGCAAGAATTACCTAACGGTGCACGTGCCCATTTCACCAGGGGTTTGGCAACGTCTTGGGCATTGTTTAAAGGGTTGCCTTCAGGAGATATCTGTTCTACGGCGAGTTGGGCATTACCAAACATTTTTGTGAGGTTTTATTGCTCAGATTTCATTGCCCCCTGTGTAGCCAACTGTGTGGTTACCGCTGGGTCAGGAGAGTGTCATTAAGCAGCATGCAGATTGCACAATACCAACAATTTGGTGCCCTGGGGTGTGATTTCATGTCCTCATAGATTTGTTGTACTGAGTTGAGTGACTGAAAGGGAAGGTACAGTTATGACTGTAACTACTGTTCCATGAACACCTGTTCGGCCAGTTCTGGGCACGGTGAAGAGCGGTACTGAATTGAAGGAATGAATTTGTGCCTTCATATTTGCGTGTTGTAGCTTAGACTTTACTTTAAATCATCTGAGGTTTTAGTGATGTGCCcgccatcggttgagacacaacatgctcttgagTAGGCTGGAATCTAGTGCTCAGAGGCAGATGAAATTGAAACTTTGTCTGGATAGGCCAGAAAATGTGACACGTCACTCCCTATGCAAATGTTGGGTGTGAAACCTGACACTTCAAATAAGCTCCGCTGATTGAGAAGTAGTGGAAAACAGACAATTGGGGCTTTCTGGCACTATAAGGTACTGGACCCTGCAACGTTCACAGGGGGCTTTGTACACCAAAATGTAAGTTGGAACCGGTCCACAACCGCTCAAAGTCTCCTATGTAAGGGACAACATCTAAGAGGTTAAAGTTAGGTTAATCTTTGAAGGAGAGGGCACAGGGGTCAAACTGTATATGGTTAAAATGCTGTGATTGTATCGGCCTATCACTGTTTATTGGGCTGGGATGGttggtctctctcctcagcaTAGGAATTCTACACATTCATTTTGACCAATGAATGCCAAtataagtcatagactgttctctctgctaccgcacggcaagcggtaccggagcgccaagtctaggtccaagaggcttctaaacagcttctacccccaagccataagactcctgaacagctaattaaatggctacccagactatttgcaaatAAGCCTATGTAAACACTCCATAGTAGCCTCTGATTTGAATAGTCCGGCCTAAAGCTGGGTCATACGCTAGTGCCTTGTGAGTCATTGCTTCTGTTTTCACGTGACTTGGAGTTCCACAAGGCAAGGCTGTGGTTTACTTCCTGCTTAGTGATGTATCTTTTTATCACATGATCACATGTATACCAGTGGGTTGCGTTTGTCATGCAGTTTTTCATGCAGCTTCCTTGGGAAAGAGGTATTCAGTCCTTAATAGGACttcctggttaaaaaaaggttaaatagaaTAAATCAAGCTTTACGTCTCATTGGTTGACATCTTGATTGGACTGGAATATTAACAGATGGTGTCCGATCAGACACTTTTGTGTCACTGCATTGTAACATTGGGCAGATAGAATGATTGAGGAAATATCAGTGAAGAACATTTGTGTACAAGCAGCAAGTTGTAAATAATGTAATGACACATTTATTGTATATATAATCAAATGATCCTAAAACACCCTCTTcctttgtgtttgtgcttgtgtccTCAGTTATGGCTGACCTTTGCTCCAGTGGCAGACCATTCAGCCCAGTTCATGGGTGTCACCCTGGACCAGATCAACTGGCTGTCCATGATCTACATGGTGGTGGCCATTCCTCTCAGCTTTGGGACCACATGGATGCTGGACACCTTAGGACTCCGAATCACAGTATGTACAGTGTGGTCAAGGTAGACCACACACAGGTCTCCtgacctcaatgggacttcctgggcaaataaaggttaaatgaataaAACAGACCAGATTCCATTAAATCTGCCTTGCCTACAGTATCTCGCAGAATATTTGTTTACAACGCTGTGCACACACTGAAAACAAACCTGTGAGGGGAGTCTGTCCAGTGCTTGAAATGAAAGATACAGACTGTTCCTTTAAGATATGCATGAAATAGATATGCATGAAAGAGATATGATGAAAGAGATATGGATGAGAGGTGTAAGAGGGACATTCAGTAAAGTGTGAATGTTTGAGTTTGCCTGGAAAAATCTCAGATAGAAAGTGTGTGGGCTTTGGATATGAAGTCTGCTGTCAGTGATAGAGGAAGCTGCCCACATGCAGATGGCACTTTTTTTACTAAATCGTGCCCATTGTGACATTTTGCCTTTCTGACTGTTCTATAGCTGGTGCTGGGTTCCTGGCTCAACATGTTGGGAGCTGTGCTGCGTTTCGTGGGCATCATGAGGAACCTACCAAGTGCAGCCAATTTCCCCGTGGTGATGGGGGGCCAAACCCTATGTGCCCTGGCCCAGCCCCTGGTTATCTTCACTCCCACCAAGCTGGCAGCCCTCTGGTTCCCAGAGCACCAGCGGGCCACCGCCAATATGATAGCCTCCATGTGTGAGTGAGCTATGGTTGCTGTCCTGTCCACCACAGATTTTCCCATCAGTTACTCTGTTAAAACTACCTGTGTCAAGTCAGCATTATTGGTTTAGTCACCACTTGCCATATGTGTTTTGAATTGCCAACTGCTCCTCTTTCTGTCAGCTTTCTGTCAGCTTTTCAGTCAGCTTTTCCGTCAGCCTCAGTCAGCTTTTCAGTCAGCTTTTCAGTCACAGGAACTGAGATCCCCTAAAAAGTAGGAAGAGAAAGTCCAAAATGTCTGTTCGTTTAAGCTCCAAACAAAGGACAATATCATGGCGGCATATTTTAAATTTTTCGGTTGTGTTTCTCTATTTCTCCTTTCAGCAAATCCCCTTGGGATTCTCATTGCTAGCATCTTTTCCCCTATGATTGTGGGGACTACCAACAACATCCCTTTATTGGTGAGTTAAGGAAGAAATAGTAAAACAGATTGTCTTGACTTTAGATTGCATATATATTTATCACTGCATTAATACTTTCTCCGCGTTCACTGATCTTCCCAGCTGTTCATATATGCTGTACCAGCAGCCATTATCTGTCTCCTAGCAACAGTGGGGATCCGTGATAGTGCCCCCCCAACGCCCCCCTCAGCCAGTGCCGAAAGCTCCAACTCAGAGCCCTTCCTGGAGGGAATCAAGCTGGTGAGGAGTTATACACACAAAGAATGACAATACTGTACTAATAATATTTGTAGTCCCCATCAACATTTAATTCACTCCTGATGGTACTGAGGTTCAGGCTCATTATACTTCATTTGAGAGGGGTAGCAGCATCCATATTGCATTGTATATTTGGTGTTTattagcagatactcttccttTCTTACTCTctgtccagcaaaatgaaggcagttataccattttaaaaacattaacaatagatttcacaacacattaagtgtctGCCTTTAGGCCCCGACTCtattaccacatatctacaacacaatatccatgtgtacgtgtgtgtatagtgtgtatgttatcgtgtgtgtctgtgcctatgtttttGTTGCTTcccagtccccgctgttccataaggtgtatttctctctgtttttgaaatcaaatgttactgcttgcatgagttacttgatgtggaatagagttccatgtagtcatggctctatgtagtactgtgcgcctcccatagtctctTCTGGACttgtggactgtgaagagacctcttgtggcatgtcttgtggggtatgcatgggtgtccgagctgtgtgcaagTAGTTCAAAAAGACACATCGgtacattcaacatgtcaattacctctcacaaatacaagtaatgatgcagtcaatctctcctccactttgagccaggagagattgacattcatattattaatgttagctctctgtgtacgtccaagggccagccgtgctgccttgTTTTTAGCCAATTGCAAAAAAGTCCCTCTTTgtagcacctgaccacacgactgaacagtagtccaggtgcaacagaACTAgcgcctgtaggacctgccttgttgatagtgctgttaagaaagcagagcagcactttattatggacagacttctccccatatTAGCTtttgttgtatcaatatgttttgaccataacagtttacaatccagggttactccaagcagtttagtcacctcaacttgctcaatttccacattatttattacaacattgagttgaggtttagggtttagtgaatgatttttcccaaatacaatgcttttagtttttgaaatatttaggaataacttattccttgccacccattctgaaactaactgtaactctttgttaagtgttgcagtcatttcagtctctgtagtagctgatgtgtatagtgttgagtcatccgcatacatagacatgtcgttagtaaaattgaaaaaagtaaggggcctagacagctgccctggggaaattctgattctacctggattatgttggagaggcttccattaaagaataaCCACTGTGTTCtgtttagacaggtaactctttatccacaatatagcagggggtgtaaagttTTTCCAGCAgaagactatgatcgataatgtcaaaagctgcactgaagtctaacaaatcAGCCCCCATAatcttttatcatcaatttctctcagccaatcatcagtcatttgtgtaagtgctgtgcttgttgaatgttctttcctataagcgtgctgaaagtatTTTGTAAATTTGTTTagtgtaaaatagcattgtatctagtcaaacacaatttttacgaagtgttggtaacaggctgattggtcggctacttgagccagtaaaggggcctttactatttttaggtagcggaattactttaggcctgagggcacacactttctagtaagCTTAAATTGAAGaaaatatcgtccgctattatcctcagaaATTTTCCATCCaaattgtcagaccccggtggcttgtcattgttcatagacaacaatacttttttcacctcttccaccctcactttacagaattctaaattacagtacagtacagtttcataatttggtcaaatatatttggatgtgCAGTGTCAGCAGTtcttgctggcatgtcatgcctaagtttgctaatcttgtcaatgaaaaaatcattatcagtgggttttgtgatgaatgagccatctgattcaatgaatgatggaactgagtttgcctttttgcacaaaatgtaatttaaggtgcttCAAAGCATTTTACTATCATTCATTATGTCATTTatatttgtttcatagtgtagtttcttcttattTTTACTCAGTTTAGTCACaagatttctcaatttgcagtacgtttgccaatcggttgtgcagccagacttatttgccattctttttgcctcatccctctcaaccatacatttttaaattcctcatcaatccaggtggatttaacagtttttacagccATTTTCTtcatgggtgcatgcttattagtaactgggataagcaatttcataaatgtgtcaagtgcagcatctggttgctcttcattgcacaccacggaccaacaaatattttttacatcaatCAACGCAGGAATCACtgcaaaacgtattgtatgacctcttatacactatattaggctaagcctttggaactttggttttcctagatatggctactatattgtgatcattaTATCCGATGGATTTGAATACTGCTTGAAATTActgcaaatttctgcagcattgaatgatCCCTGATGGCTATCTTCTAACAGGAGCAtctgtaacccactgtaacctgtgcctgtctgcctcctgttcctctgtagctcctGAGGAACAAGGCCTACATGATTCTCCTGCTGTGTTTCGGCTCGGGGATCGCTGTGTTCACCTGCTTCTCTACACTGTTGGAGCAGATTATGTGTGTCCGAGGGTACACTAATGTAAGCACCCATCAATGATCCCAAAGGACCAACAAGATTAGTTTTTCATTGCAAAATATGTCCCATGAATTGGTTTCCTGAACAATATTTTCAATGTGTGTTGCAGGACTTTGCAGGACTGTGTGGAGGTCTCTTCATCGTGTTCGGTATAGTCGGAGCTGGCTTCCTGGGTCTCTACGTTGACAAGACCAAGAAGTTCACTGAGGTCACCAAGGTCAACATGAGCCTCTCAGCGCTGGCCTGCATTGCCTTCTCAGTGGTGAGTCAGGATCAAACCTCAGGGTTATCAGTTTAGTACCTCATGAATAGGTGTGATGATGAAACAGTGATGCATGTTCCAAACTAAGGTTTAGGGTGGAAGAAAACAGCATATATTTTCAGTTTTTCTTCTTTCAAGGTATCAAATCAAAATGAATTGGTCACAtacgtgttcagcagatgttattgcgggtgtagcgaaatgcttgtgtttctagctccgactgcagtaatatctaacaagtaatacttAACAATTTGACAACATACAGCCTATActcacaaatctaagtaaaggaatggaattaagaatatataaatgtaTGGACAAGGAAtttcagagcggcatagactaagatacagtaaaatagaatacattatatacacatgagatgagtaatgcaaaatatgtaaacattattaaagtgactagtgttccatttatttaaATGGCCAGTGATTTAAAGTCTATAGACAGCAGCCTCTAATATGCTAgcgatggctatttaacagtctgatggccttgagatagaagctgtttttcagtctctccgtcacagctttgatgcacctgtactgacctagccttctggatgatagcatgatgaacaggcagtggctcgggtggttgtagtccttgatgatctttttggcctcccTGTGACATGGGTGCTGTAGGTGCCCTGGAGGGCAGgttgtttgcccccggtgatgcgttgggcagaccaaaCCACCCTCTGGATTTGCTGGCggtgcagttgcagtaccaggcagcaggatgctctcaattgtgcatctgtaaaagtttgtgcgGGTTTTAGGTGCCACTCAAATTTATTccacctcctgaggttgaagaggcgccgttgcgccttcttcaccacactgtctgtgtgggtggaccatttcagtttgtcagtgatgtgtacgccgaggaacttgaatctttacaccttctccactgctgtcctgttgATATGGAtaataggggggtgctccctctgctgtttcctggagtccacgatcatctcctttgttttgttgacgttgagtgagaggttatattCCTGGCGCCACACTCCgggagccctcacctcctccctgtaggctgtattGTTcgtgttggtaatcaagcctactactgtgttgtccgcaaacttgatgattgagttggaggcatgcgtagccacgtagtcatgggtgaaaatggagtacaggagggggctgagcacacacccttgtagggcccatgtgttgaggatcagcgaagtggaggtgttgttttctaccttcaccacctggggagggggtctgtcaggaagtccaggagccAGTTGAACAGGGCGGGGTTCTGACCCAGGaactcaagcttaatgatgagcttggtgggtactatggtgttgaatgctgagctttagtcaatgaacagcattcttacataggtattcctcttgtccagatgggataggacagtgttcagtgtgatggcgattgcatcgtctgtggatctattccggcggtaagcaaattgaaatgggtctagggtgacaggtaaggtagaggtgatataatccttgactagtctctcaaagcatttcatggtgaCAGAATTGACTGCTATGGgtcgatagtaatttagttcagttacctttgctttcttgggtacaggaacaatggtggacatcttgaagcatttggggacagcagactgggatagggagagattgaatatgtctgtaagcattccagacagctggtctgcgcatgctctgatgacggggctggggatgctgtctggactggcagccttgcgagggctaacacgcttaaatgtcttacacaCTTCGGCCACGGAGAAGCAGAGCCCACattctttggtagcgggccgcgtcggtggcactgtgttaccctcaaagcgggcgaagaaggtgtttagcttgtctggaatcAAGACGATGGTGTCTGCGACGTGGCtgattttccttttgtagtccgtgattgtctgtagaccctgccacatacgtacgtttcgtgtctgagctgttgaattgcaactccactttgtctctgtactaacattttgcctgtttgattgccttacggagggaataactacactgtttgtattctgccttattcccagtcaccttgccatatttctaaatgcagtggttcgcgctttcagttttgtgtgaaTTAAGCCTTCTattcacggtttctggttagtgtaggttttaatagtcacagtcaTAGTCACACATTTGAGTTTCTGCCtctaggaagggaggagcaaaatggagtcatggtcagatttgccgaaggagggcgggggagggccttgtaggcatcccggaagttggagtagaAGTGGTTGAGTGCTTTAGCagtgcgagtactacagtcaatgtgttgatagaacttcaacATTATTTTTGTAAAATTTGCTCGGTTAAAATCCCCAACTGCAATAAAtgtggcctcaggatatgtggtttccagtttgcataaagtcctgtgaagttctttgagggccgtcgtgaCATTGGCTTGaaggggaatatacacggctgtgactataaccgaagagaattctatTGGGCGATaatacggtcagcatttgattgtgaggtattctaggtcgggtgaacaatcacaccatgagtctCTAAACACCACTGCACatcttcttcttcccggagagatatttattAGTGTCTGCGCAAtcaactgagaacccagctggctggaCCTCCCCatacagtatatcccgagagagccatgtttccgtgaaacagagtatgttgtaatccctgatgtctctctggaaagaaatcctCGCTTTGAGctcatcaactttattatccagagactgaacattagcgaatTAGAAGACCACTCCGAGTACCTCTCCTCTGCCACCGGTGTTTTGGGTCGGACTCTGGAATCAGTTAAATTGTCCTGGGGGGTGCGAACAAAGGATTCGctttgggaaagtcatattcctggttgtaatgctggtagtgctggtgagttaccgccgctctgatattcagtagttcttcccggctgtatgtaataacacaaaaaaaatgtgtggtctaataatataataaataatacataaaaaaactaaatactgtaCATTTTCCTATGAGCTAGAAGCACAGCAGCAGCCCTCTCTGTTGGTACCATTATCCTCTTTACAATCTTCTATTTTTACCAAGCAGTTTTGTGTGTAACACCTTCtcatccttgtgtgtgtgtgtgtttccccctACCAGGTATCACAGATGCGGAATCAGGGAATAGCCGTGGCCGTTGCTTGTTCGCTCTTCGGCTTTTTCGGCTTCTCCATTTACCCGGTTGCCATGGAGTTGTCTGTGGAGTGCTCCTACCCGGTTGGGGAGGCCACCTCAGCAGGCCTGATATTTATATCAGGGTACATCTGTCTGATACACTGTTTCATACAAGAAGAACATAGACTAAAGAGCAAGAGTGTGAATAAAGGGCTATGTGTTAACAAGAATgtgcttgtttttgttttttcagaCAGATCCAGTCAGTTATCTATATACTGCTTCTTCAGGGGTTGACCAAACCAATGGCCTACTCGcccttctctacctgttctgTAGGAGGGGATGCGGCCTTGAGTTGGAGGGGTAAGTCAATAACTACCA from Oncorhynchus kisutch isolate 150728-3 linkage group LG15, Okis_V2, whole genome shotgun sequence encodes:
- the LOC109905234 gene encoding solute carrier family 49 member A3; translation: MEDVNEFRDDVIPIKPNPVLEKCIVFKVYKRRWFILFVLCLLNCSNSILWLTFAPVADHSAQFMGVTLDQINWLSMIYMVVAIPLSFGTTWMLDTLGLRITLVLGSWLNMLGAVLRFVGIMRNLPSAANFPVVMGGQTLCALAQPLVIFTPTKLAALWFPEHQRATANMIASMSNPLGILIASIFSPMIVGTTNNIPLLLFIYAVPAAIICLLATVGIRDSAPPTPPSASAESSNSEPFLEGIKLLLRNKAYMILLLCFGSGIAVFTCFSTLLEQIMCVRGYTNDFAGLCGGLFIVFGIVGAGFLGLYVDKTKKFTEVTKVNMSLSALACIAFSVVSQMRNQGIAVAVACSLFGFFGFSIYPVAMELSVECSYPVGEATSAGLIFISGQIQSVIYILLLQGLTKPMAYSPFSTCSVGGDAALSWRVPVLVMAGLFSVFTCCFVIFFHTKYRRLDAEAQAGGKKPTLTTCDSASNSDQN